A window of the Labeo rohita strain BAU-BD-2019 chromosome 1, IGBB_LRoh.1.0, whole genome shotgun sequence genome harbors these coding sequences:
- the kctd12.2 gene encoding BTB/POZ domain-containing protein KCTD12.2, with the protein MDKIGADAPQRFPEIIELNVGGQVYVTRHSTLLSVPNSLLWTMFGQKKATELTTDSKGRYFLDRDGFLFRYILDYLRDQTLVLPDYFKEKASLLKEAEYFQLQDLAKRLRPAVSKENSISEEVCQSDPEEAALACTSITSTGPRSPSLDVRKTGYITIGYRGSYTIGRDIQQDAKFRRVARITVCGKTSLAKEVFGDTLNESRDPDRPPERYTSRYYLKYNFLEQAFDRLAEVGFHMVACSSTGTCAYASNDPNEDKIWTSYTEYVFCRE; encoded by the coding sequence ATGGACAAGATTGGCGCGGACGCTCCCCAGCGATTCCCCGAAATTATTGAGCTCAATGTCGGAGGGCAAGTTTACGTTACGCGCCACTCAACTTTACTCTCCGTGCCGAATTCTTTACTTTGGACCATGTTCGGTCAGAAGAAAGCCACGGAACTTACCACCGACAGCAAAGGACGGTACTTTTTGGACAGGGACGGCTTTCTGTTCAGATATATTTTGGATTACTTGCGGGACCAGACTCTGGTTTTGCCCGATTACTTCAAAGAGAAGGCGAGCCTTCTTAAAGAGGCAGAGTATTTCCAACTTCAAGACCTGGCAAAACGCCTAAGACCAGCAGTCAGTAAGGAGAACTCCATTAGCGAGGAGGTGTGCCAGAGCGACCCGGAGGAGGCTGCGCTCGCCTGCACCAGTATCACCAGCACCGGCCCTCGCTCTCCGTCTCTGGATGTGAGGAAAACCGGCTACATAACCATCGGGTACAGGGGCTCCTATACCATAGGACGAGACATCCAACAGGACGCCAAATTTCGACGGGTGGCGAGAATCACAGTGTGCGGAAAAACATCTCTCGCCAAAGAAGTTTTTGGGGACACCCTTAACGAGAGCAGAGACCCCGACAGACCTCCAGAGAGATACACTTCTCGCTATTACCTCAAGTATAATTTCCTGGAGCAAGCCTTTGACAGGCTGGCCGAGGTGGGCTTCCACATGGTTGCGTGCAGCTCCACGGGCACCTGCGCGTACGCGAGTAACGACCCCAACGAGGACAAAATCTGGACGAGTTACACCGAGTACGTTTTTTGCAGGGAGTGA